Part of the Sulfuricella denitrificans skB26 genome is shown below.
TACGCCTGAGCCGGTTGTCAGCCTGTAACCGAATTCCTTGGTGGCCCCGGTCGCGATATCAATAGTGACGATCCGGAGCTGTTTGCTGCCATCCTGGAGCAATGGCGCCTGCATCACGCCGACCAGGGTCTTGCCGTCCGGTGTGATCGCCAAGCCTTCCATGCCTTTGTTGGCTACCCGACCGGTGGTGTTGTTTGGCGCAAGCTCCGAAGCCGTGGTGGGGCCCTGAACGGCCACTGCCAGATTGCCCGGCAGGGCAAAAGACTTGATCAACTGCCCGCTGGCGCGGTCGAACTGCCTGACATAGGGACCATATTCGTCAGAAACGAAAACGCTCTTGCCATCGTTGGAAACGCGTATACCTTCGGGATCAAGACGGGCATTGTTGGCGTTGCTGGAGGGCAAGGCGGAATTGAATCCATCCGAGCGACCGGTGAAGTAATTGGTGTTGTTGGTTGCGTTCAATGCCGGCACGCCGCTACCCAGGGTATACGTGGAATCGGTACCCAGCGCGCCGGTGCCGTAGTTGAGCGGGCTAGCACTGGACAACAGCGTGGTCTTGGTCAATGTAGGGGTGAGATTGTAAGCCAGCCCGGGACCGGAATTTTGGGTCAGGCTGAAATTGATGGTATGAAAACGGTCGATGTAGGAGGTGGTATCAGCCACCAGCGGATTGTAAGCAAGCGCATTAGGGCCGCGGTCCGGGAGGGCGATAAAAGTGCTGCCCCCCGCCCAGGCAAAACCGGAGCCAACGCCGCCGAGAAGATTGCCGGCAACACCATTTTCGAGCAAGCCATGGGTTTCGGATGACAGGTCGAAAGCGTTGCCGCTCAGGCTGCCTATAGCAATCAGGGTGGTGGCGGCATTGGCCGCTGAAGCGGCAAACAGGGAGGCGATGAGCGCGGGAAGTAACATTTTTTTGGTCATGCTATAAACTCCAGATAAAGTTCGTTGCCAGGAAAGCCGTTGATTTATTAATCCAGCTGGCGAATAGCGAGGTCAGGGCTTTTCCCCCGCCCTCCAGGCAATTGGATCAAGCGAGCTAGATTAGCAATGGAGTATGACAATGAGGTGAATTAGGAAAGACAATCAATTGATCCGAACGGATCATACCCGGAGGGTAAATCCTGACGCGTATCCCCCCTATTTGAGACACCGCGTGTATTGCGCGAGCGCAATAAATACACAATTACCGGCTGATGCCGGACAACGAGCACGCGCGCTGACAAATTCGGCCTGGCATACTGCGCGAGGGGGTGTCCCCGCTGGAGGTTCTGCTTGCGTGTGTGGCAAAGACTCAGTTGTAGGCAAATTCTGTTGAACTTCAGCCTGGGGCACAGCATCAGACTGGCCCGACACCTGCACTACGACATCAGAACCTATCGTATTGCTTGCTGCGACCCCCGCTTCGGCGATCACCCCTGCTTTCGCGATGAAGCGCCATTCGTAGTAACGATGCTTGCCGACTAGCCCAACATCCTCAGGATCGAAGTTAGCGGTTTTGATCGGCTCGCCGTCGGACAGGCTATACAAACCGACAATGCCCTGGTCTGCACCTTTCAGCAACCCCCACTCAGGGCTCCCGGTCATGGGGTCACGGTAAATCACGCGTAGATAACGTTTAACGCCAGGATAGCGGTCATCCTGCAGCAGGTCCTCGATCTTTTGGGGGAATTTCTTGGCTTTGCCCGGTGGAGGATTTTCATAATATCCCTCCAGCGCCTGACGGAACTGGTTGCCGATGAACAGCAGCTCACGCTCCTTTTCGCGTTGCCGGGTCTGTTGCCACACCGTTCCAGTTGCTGCCAGGGCAACTCCGATGAAAACCACGGCAATGAGAACGCCGATATAGGTAAACCCGCCGCAGGAGCGGCAAGTCCGAATCGATTTCGGGTGACGCGTGGAGCATCCCTGGGGATTTCTGGTCGAACCCATCAGCATGAACACGGACAGGCCGCCTCCCCCTTTGTAAAAGGGGGATTGAGGGGGATTTGGCAGAGCCGGGGATTGCCACCACCGTTAAATCCCCCCTGCCCCCCTTTTAAAAAAGGGGGGGCACTGTTTTAACGTGACTGGCTAGTAGAGTCCAAATGGGGGTAAGACTTCCGGGCACCGGATAGAAAGAAGCCCGGCTCATTGCGCTTTCAGCACGCCGAAATTGATGGCGAGCGCAACGGCATGGCCGCGGTTACTGGCATTCAGCTTTCTCAGGATTCTTTGCACGTGATTCTTGACGGTTAGCGGGCTGAGAGCCAGCTCCTCGGCAATCTGCTGATTGGTCTTGCCAAGCTTGATGTGATGG
Proteins encoded:
- a CDS encoding esterase-like activity of phytase family protein; amino-acid sequence: MTKKMLLPALIASLFAASAANAATTLIAIGSLSGNAFDLSSETHGLLENGVAGNLLGGVGSGFAWAGGSTFIALPDRGPNALAYNPLVADTTSYIDRFHTINFSLTQNSGPGLAYNLTPTLTKTTLLSSASPLNYGTGALGTDSTYTLGSGVPALNATNNTNYFTGRSDGFNSALPSSNANNARLDPEGIRVSNDGKSVFVSDEYGPYVRQFDRASGQLIKSFALPGNLAVAVQGPTTASELAPNNTTGRVANKGMEGLAITPDGKTLVGVMQAPLLQDGSKQLRIVTIDIATGATKEFGYRLTTGSGVSEIVAINDHEFLLDERDGKGLGDGTAAVVKQLFKVDITGATDISGVANMTSSTPAVSKTLFLDVVAELNAKGIASTAIPSKLEGFAFGEDLADGRHTLWMANDNDFDTATSGDNKFYVFAIDANTLSTFQAQNITPSAVPVPAAAWLFGSGLLGLAGFARRRYPS
- a CDS encoding type II secretion system protein, encoding MFMLMGSTRNPQGCSTRHPKSIRTCRSCGGFTYIGVLIAVVFIGVALAATGTVWQQTRQREKERELLFIGNQFRQALEGYYENPPPGKAKKFPQKIEDLLQDDRYPGVKRYLRVIYRDPMTGSPEWGLLKGADQGIVGLYSLSDGEPIKTANFDPEDVGLVGKHRYYEWRFIAKAGVIAEAGVAASNTIGSDVVVQVSGQSDAVPQAEVQQNLPTTESLPHTQAEPPAGTPPRAVCQAEFVSARARCPASAGNCVFIALAQYTRCLK